Proteins from one Cicer arietinum cultivar CDC Frontier isolate Library 1 chromosome 3, Cicar.CDCFrontier_v2.0, whole genome shotgun sequence genomic window:
- the LOC101504037 gene encoding uncharacterized protein, producing the protein MSKPPKSTTDENTTNNMSLLLVLFPQHKSTTTTINSPSPPPPPSSSSSKSLIISKAQSTLSICALLLFTTLLLFTLSTLPNTPPPSSRRSLLQNHKPLHHHHHFALQKMGTLYRRGTKPMTDLIICHVSDDTTHDDFRIFLRLLHCSTLTSSTDVVFIFSSPSSSSSFSYIIQQENHSFTKLVLNNNTFNSSRFFYKGNKIGEPLWGNKLKTQNENNNDNVTTTGVSSPSYGSVLSFDATELDPENSLAGFLDRVPLSLRRWACYPMLLGRVRRNFKHVMLVDVKTVLILRDPFGRVRNRSSESVFLFNKHGKKVQSTQRLILPAVVIGGARGVRRLSNAVMVEIVRAATQHRKKRNSVSESVVLSQLASNEFLLKSKNVQLIFANELIPEASSLSGHNYAIIQHGTSNHDFNSVIKKQICSSVVDSSVYRDC; encoded by the coding sequence ATGTCAAAGCCCCCAAAATCCACCACCGACGAAAACACCACCAATAACATGAGCCTCCTCTTAGTATTATTTCCACAACACAAATCCACAACCACCACAATCAACtccccttcaccaccaccaccaccatcatcatcatcatcaaaatcCCTCATCATCTCTAAAGCCCAATCCACACTCTCAATCTGCGCACTTCTCCTCTTCACAACCCTCCTCCTCTTCACCCTCTCTACACTTCCCAACACTCCACCCCCATCTTCACGGCGTTCCCTCCTTCAAAACCACAAACCCCTTCACCATCACCACCACTTCGCCCTCCAGAAAATGGGTACACTCTACCGCAGAGGAACAAAACCTATGACCGATCTCATTATCTGCCATGTGTCAGACGATACCACCCACGACGACTTCCGCATCTTTCTAAGACTCCTCCATTGCTCCACTCTCACTTCCTCAACCGACGTCGTTTTCATCTTCTCTTCACCTTCCTCATCTTCCTCTTTCTCATACATTATTCAACAAGAGAATCATTCTTTCACAAAACTCGTTCTCAACAACAACACATTCAACTCTTCACGCTTTTTCTACAAGGGAAATAAAATTGGAGAACCGTTATGGGGtaacaaattaaaaactcaGAATGAGAATAACAACGACAACGTTACTACTACAGGAGTTAGTTCACCGAGTTATGGATCGGTTCTGAGTTTCGACGCAACTGAACTCGACCCGGAGAATTCACTTGCGGGATTTCTCGACCGAGTTCCGTTAAGTCTCCGACGCTGGGCGTGTTACCCAATGCTACTCGGTCGTGTGAGACGCAATTTCAAACACGTGATGCTTGTCGATGTGAAAACCGTTTTGATTCTTCGTGACCCGTTTGGGCGAGTTAGGAATCGGAGTTCCGAGTCGGTTTTTCTCTTTAATAAACACGGGAAGAAGGTTCAGTCAACTCAGCGTTTGATTCTACCTGCTGTCGTTATTGGCGGCGCTCGCGGTGTTCGGCGGTTGTCTAATGCGGTGATGGTGGAGATCGTTCGCGCTGCGACTCAGCATAGGAAGAAGAGAAACTCGGTTTCTGAATCGGTTGTTTTGAGTCAACTCGCGAGTAACGAGTTTCTTTTGAAGAGTAAGAATGTTCAGTTAATTTTCGCGAACGAGTTGATACCTGAAGCGAGTTCACTCAGTGGTCATAATTATGCAATAATTCAACACGGTACGAGTAATCATGATTTTAATTCTGTTATTAAGAAGCAAATTTGTTCGTCAGTAGTAGATTCTTCTGTTTATAGAGATtgttag